The nucleotide sequence AGTTCCCTCTCGAGGAAGACGACAGTAACCTGGCCCGACCGGACCCCCTCCTCGAGCAGCCCGCGGTCGACGACGAACGACAGCGCGCTGCCCCCGATGGCCAGGCCGAGCCCGCCGAGAGCGACGAGTACGGCCGCGACCCAGTCGACGTACTCCGGGAGCGGGCGAGCGAAGTCGTGAGTGCGTCCCTCCCGGCTTGTGGTGTCTTCGGTCTCCATGTCTGGCCCGAGACGTGTGAGTGACTTGACTTTATTCCCTGGACGGCCAGCCCCGGGAGTCCCGCGCCGAGTAGCCACGGGACTCCCGAGCCGAGCAGCCGCGACCTGCGTGTCGGCGCCGGCGGACCGTCGACAGCCTGATTGGTCGGGCGAAAGCATAGCGTGGTATGCACGAACCGAGCCTCGGCGCCGACCTCGACGAGGTCTTCGGCGTCGTCGCCAACGAGACCCGGATCGCCATCCTCCGGGCGCTGTGGGACGAACACACCGCGAACCCGGAGGAGGTCGACGGGCCGCGGTCGGATCCGGTGGCGTTCTCGACGCTCAGGGAGCGAGTGGGGGTCGCGGATTCGGGCCAGTTCAACTACCACCTCGACAAGCTCGTCCCGGAGTTCGTCCAGCACCGCGAGGGCGGCTACGTGCTGACGCACGCGGGTGCCCAGGTCGTCGGAGCGGCCGTCTCCGGGGTGTACACCGACACCGACGCCGACCTTGAGGCCGCGGAGATGGGCGCGTGTACGGTGTCGGACTGCACCGGGACGCTCGAGGCGAGCTACGAGGACGGCCACGTCACCGTCGCCTGTGACACCTGTGACCTCCGGACCGTCATGCACGTGCCGCCGGTCGTCGTCGGGACGCAGGACGTCGGGGCGAACCCCGACCTCCTCCAGCAGTTCACGCTGACGGAGATGCAGCGGCTGGTCCGTGGCTTCTGTAATCTCTGTGACGGTCCGGTCGGGGCACGCGTCGCCGACTCCCTGACCGACGGCCCGTCCGAGGGCTCGGTCGCGGTTGTCCACGTATGTCAGTCGTGTGGTAGTATCTCGCACACCTCGGCAGCGGTCTTCGTCCTCGACCACCCGGCCGTCGTCTCCCTGCTGCACGACGCGGGTATCGACTACCGGTCGATCGCTCTCTGGCAGACGCCGCCCGAGCTGGCCTACGAGGAGACCGTCCGGAGCCTCGACCCGCTCCGCCTCGAAGTCACAGTCACCGTCGACAGCGAGACGCTCGACATCGTGCTCGACGACGACTTCGATGTGGTCGAGGCCCGCCGGGGACCCGGGCCGGCCGACGGGGAGTGAACGGCCGGCGACCCGCACGCGGAGGCTCGCCCGGCGTGCGTCCCGTCACAGCGCGACCCGCCTCACCGCCCCTCGAACTCCGGCTCGCGTTTCTCCAGGAACGCCTCGACGCCCTCGCGGTGGTCGTCGGTCTCCATCACGGCGGCCTGTGCGATGGCCTCGTCGGCGAGCGCGTCCTCCAGGTCGGCGTCGTGGCCGCGGTCGATGAGCCGCTTGGTGTGCCGGAGCGCGACCGTCGGCCCGGTCGCGACCTCCTCGACGAGCGCGTCGGCCTCGCTCTCGAACTCCGCGGCCGGGTAGACGTGGTTGACCAGGCCGAGCTCCTCGGCGCGCTCGGCACCGACGAGTTCGCCCGTCGCGGCCAGCTCCTTGGCGACGTTGTCCCCCACGACGCGCGGGAGGAAGTAGGAGGCACCGTTGTCGACCGCGAGGCCGACGTTCCGGAAGACGAAGCCGACGACCGACCGGTCGCTGGCGACCTGGATGTCACAGGCCAGCGAGAGCACCGCGCCGGCGCCCACCGCGGGGCCGTCGATCTTGGCTATCGTGTACAGCGGGAACTCGTCCACCCGCTTCATCAGGGACATTCCCGCCTCGATCTCGCGGGCGCGCTCCGCCGGTGGGGTGTCGTCCTCGAGCCACGCCTGCATCTTCTCGATGTCGCCGCCGGCACAGAAGGCCTCGCCGGCGCCCTCGAAGACGACGACGCGGGCGTCCTCGCGACCCTCGATCTCCTCGAGCGCCTCGCGGATCCCCGACTGGACCGCCGCGGAGAGGGCGTTGCGCCGGTCGGGTTCGTTGAGCGTGATCGTGGCGACGCCGCCGTCCATCTCGAGCAGGACCGAATCTGTCGATGGCATGCTCACGCGTGGCACCCCCGCACACATGAAACGGCCGGGTCCGGACCCGTGGTCGGTCCAGCCCGGAGCGCACCCGGCACGCGCCGACCGCCCGCGAACGCTTTTGAGGCCGGTCCCGGAAGGGGACGTATGCAGACGGCTCCCGGTCGCCGACGCCCGCCCGCTACACCCCGGCCGCCAGTGCCGTGCCGGCCGTCCGTTCCCCGGAGGCCGGGCTGACGTGGCGGTCGCCTTCTGGGGGCTGGTCGGGCTCGCGACGCTCGCCTGCCTGGGGATGGCCTGGGCACTGGGGGCGAACAGTAACTCCCCGCCCTTCGCGCCCGCGATCGGCGCCAACGCCATCTCGACGATGCAGGCGGCCTTCGTCGTCGGCGTGCTCGCGGCGCTGGGCGCGGTCACGCAGGGCGGGGCCATCTCCGAGACCGTGGGCGCCGACCTGATCAACACCGTCGGGATCACCCCTCTCGCCGCGACGGCGGGGCTGCTCACCGCAGCCATGTTCATGGCCTTCGGCGTCTACTCGGGCTACCCGGTTCCGGCGGCGTTCGCGACGACGGGCGCGATGGTCGGCGTCGGGCTCTCGCTGGGCGGCGACCCGGCGACGGCCACCTACCAGCGCCTGGGGCTGTTCTGGGTCCTCGTCCCGCCGGTCTCGGGCGGGATGGCCTACGGCACGGCGAAGCTGCTGCGGGGCGAGAACGTCCCCGAGACGGTCGGCGTGCCGCTGCTCGCGGGCGTCGTCGCTGGGATCGTCGCCAACATCCAGCTCGGCGTCATCCCCGCGCCCCCGGGCGCCGCCCAGAACTCCCTGGCGGGGTACGTCTCGATGGTGGCCGGCCTCCCCGCCGTCGGGGGACTGGACCTGGCACGGGTCCTCGCGACCGCCGCGCTCGCGCTTCTGGGCTTCGTCGCGATCCGCCGGCGCACGCAGGCCTCGGTCGACCGCGGCATCCGCACCTTCCTGGTCGTCCTGGGCGGGATCGTGGCCTTCTCCAGCGGCGGCAGCCAGGTCGGGCTCGCGACGGGGCCGCTGCAGAACCTCTTCGTCGAACAGCTCCGGCTGGACGTCCTGCTGTTGCTCTCGCTGGGCGCGGTCGGGATCCTCGCCGGCGCCTGGATGGGTGCCCCCCGGCTGCTCCAGGCGACCTCGCGGGAGTACGCCCAGCTCGGCGTCCGGCGCTCGATCGCCGCGCTCGTCCCGGGCTTTATCATCGCGCAGGCCGCCATCGCGCTGAGCATCCCGATCTCCTTCAACAACATCATCATCTCGGGGGTCATCGGCGGCGGGCTGGCCGCGGGTTCGGCGGGGGTCTCCCGCCGGAAGATCGGCGTCACCGTCACCTTCTGGGTGCTCACGCTGGTAACCTCTGTCGCCATCGGCTACGGCGTCCACACCGCGTTCTCGACGGTGCTGGGCGTCCAGTGAACGGGCTGTTCGCTCTGGTGGAATAGCGACATCCTCCGCGCCGTGAACAGCGGGGTTCTCTCGCTGTATCAAGACAGAGGGCGCGTAGTCAGCATCCCGGCGTACTGTGACCCGGTACGCCGTCGCTGGTCTGTCGGCTGACTGAACTTGTGGTAGAGCCAGCTTCGGACACGGCGTATGACTTATACTACAGTAGTACATGTAATACATCATGGGAAGTGTCAGTTTCCGTGTCCCCGACGAGGTGAAAGCACGGATGGAGGAACACGACGAGGTAAACTGGAGTGCGGTGCTCCGTGACCACATCAAGGAGGAACTACAGAGTC is from Salinirussus salinus and encodes:
- a CDS encoding DUF7351 domain-containing protein; amino-acid sequence: MHEPSLGADLDEVFGVVANETRIAILRALWDEHTANPEEVDGPRSDPVAFSTLRERVGVADSGQFNYHLDKLVPEFVQHREGGYVLTHAGAQVVGAAVSGVYTDTDADLEAAEMGACTVSDCTGTLEASYEDGHVTVACDTCDLRTVMHVPPVVVGTQDVGANPDLLQQFTLTEMQRLVRGFCNLCDGPVGARVADSLTDGPSEGSVAVVHVCQSCGSISHTSAAVFVLDHPAVVSLLHDAGIDYRSIALWQTPPELAYEETVRSLDPLRLEVTVTVDSETLDIVLDDDFDVVEARRGPGPADGE
- a CDS encoding enoyl-CoA hydratase/isomerase family protein, which gives rise to MPSTDSVLLEMDGGVATITLNEPDRRNALSAAVQSGIREALEEIEGREDARVVVFEGAGEAFCAGGDIEKMQAWLEDDTPPAERAREIEAGMSLMKRVDEFPLYTIAKIDGPAVGAGAVLSLACDIQVASDRSVVGFVFRNVGLAVDNGASYFLPRVVGDNVAKELAATGELVGAERAEELGLVNHVYPAAEFESEADALVEEVATGPTVALRHTKRLIDRGHDADLEDALADEAIAQAAVMETDDHREGVEAFLEKREPEFEGR
- a CDS encoding inorganic phosphate transporter: MAWALGANSNSPPFAPAIGANAISTMQAAFVVGVLAALGAVTQGGAISETVGADLINTVGITPLAATAGLLTAAMFMAFGVYSGYPVPAAFATTGAMVGVGLSLGGDPATATYQRLGLFWVLVPPVSGGMAYGTAKLLRGENVPETVGVPLLAGVVAGIVANIQLGVIPAPPGAAQNSLAGYVSMVAGLPAVGGLDLARVLATAALALLGFVAIRRRTQASVDRGIRTFLVVLGGIVAFSSGGSQVGLATGPLQNLFVEQLRLDVLLLLSLGAVGILAGAWMGAPRLLQATSREYAQLGVRRSIAALVPGFIIAQAAIALSIPISFNNIIISGVIGGGLAAGSAGVSRRKIGVTVTFWVLTLVTSVAIGYGVHTAFSTVLGVQ